In Virgibacillus sp. NKC19-16, a single genomic region encodes these proteins:
- the dapB gene encoding 4-hydroxy-tetrahydrodipicolinate reductase yields MNIRIIVAGPRGKMGSEAIQMINSEDNFQLVGCIDRKHNGNYTENLPDVPIFEDAEECFTNIDADIFVDLTVPDVGYEHTKAALEQNIRPVIGTTGFTDEQLSELSTLSWEKKLGCIIAPNFAIGAVLMMQFSKMAAKYFPDVDIVEKHHDKKLDAPSGSSIKTAELMKETRGFKNQGHPNEKETLTGARGAEFDGMRIHSIRLPGLVAHQEVLFGGAGQTLSIKHDSYNRDSFMEGIKLAIDEVMNLQELVYGLENIL; encoded by the coding sequence ATGAATATAAGAATAATCGTAGCAGGGCCAAGGGGAAAAATGGGTTCTGAAGCAATTCAAATGATCAATAGCGAAGATAATTTTCAGTTAGTTGGTTGTATAGATCGTAAACATAATGGGAACTACACAGAAAATTTACCGGATGTGCCTATTTTTGAAGATGCAGAAGAATGTTTTACAAACATAGATGCTGATATTTTTGTCGATCTCACTGTCCCTGATGTGGGATATGAACATACCAAGGCTGCATTGGAACAAAATATACGTCCTGTAATCGGTACGACAGGATTTACGGACGAACAATTAAGTGAACTTTCTACACTGTCATGGGAAAAGAAACTGGGCTGTATCATTGCGCCAAATTTTGCGATTGGGGCAGTGTTAATGATGCAGTTTTCCAAAATGGCTGCCAAGTATTTCCCGGATGTTGATATTGTAGAAAAACATCATGATAAAAAATTAGATGCTCCTTCAGGTTCATCTATAAAAACAGCAGAACTTATGAAAGAGACACGAGGTTTTAAAAACCAGGGTCATCCAAATGAAAAAGAAACCTTGACAGGAGCTAGAGGTGCGGAATTTGATGGAATGAGAATTCATAGTATACGGCTTCCAGGACTTGTCGCCCACCAGGAAGTGTTATTTGGCGGGGCAGGACAAACATTATCCATTAAACATGATTCTTATAATCGAGATTCATTTATGGAGGGTATCAAGCTGGCGATTGACGAAGTTATGAATTTACAAGAGCTTGTATACGGATTGGAAAATATTTTATAA
- a CDS encoding nucleotide pyrophosphohydrolase, translating into MNTPIYNTNQIQKRVDDYISQYKEGYFSPLSLMARLSEEVGELAREVNHYHGEKPKKAEEKEKTVEEELGDILFVLSCFANSLDIDMSEAFDIAINKIETRDKDRWTFKG; encoded by the coding sequence ATTAATACACCTATATATAACACAAATCAAATTCAAAAACGAGTAGATGACTATATTTCACAATACAAAGAAGGTTATTTCTCTCCACTTAGCTTAATGGCAAGACTATCAGAAGAAGTTGGGGAACTCGCACGTGAAGTAAATCATTATCATGGGGAAAAACCAAAAAAAGCAGAGGAAAAAGAAAAAACAGTTGAAGAAGAACTTGGAGACATCCTATTCGTGCTCTCCTGTTTCGCTAATTCACTCGATATTGATATGTCCGAAGCCTTTGATATAGCTATAAACAAAATAGAAACACGAGATAAAGACCGTTGGACATTTAAAGGTTAA
- a CDS encoding YitT family protein, translated as MLFGLKIKNIFFILIGSAIFSFGIVHFNMQNNLGEGGFTGITLLFYFLWGWDPAISNIVLNIPVFFVGWKYLSRNTFIYTIIGTFAVSLFLSVFQINPLPTYLQSDMTLAALFAGVFIGVGLGIIFRYGGTTGGVDIIARLVNTYIGWSIGRTMFLFDFVVITTSVFTSLELIEGMYTLVAVYIGARVIDFIQEGAYSARGATIISSYSNQIAKQILQDMDRGVTVLDGRGSFSEEKRDVLYCVVARNEIVRLKNIINGIDPHAFVAVSTVHDVIGEGFTLDENKNPIND; from the coding sequence ATGCTATTTGGTTTAAAAATTAAAAATATATTCTTCATCCTTATAGGTTCAGCTATTTTCTCTTTTGGTATTGTTCATTTCAATATGCAAAATAATCTTGGTGAAGGCGGATTCACCGGAATTACGCTACTATTTTATTTCTTATGGGGGTGGGATCCTGCTATAAGCAATATCGTATTAAATATACCTGTGTTTTTTGTTGGGTGGAAATATCTTAGTCGGAATACATTCATTTACACTATAATAGGAACATTTGCTGTATCGCTATTTTTAAGTGTATTTCAAATTAACCCGCTTCCTACCTATTTGCAATCTGACATGACATTAGCAGCTCTTTTTGCAGGTGTGTTTATAGGTGTAGGCCTCGGAATAATTTTTCGATACGGGGGTACAACTGGCGGTGTTGATATAATAGCAAGACTCGTTAATACATACATTGGCTGGAGTATAGGAAGGACGATGTTTTTATTTGATTTTGTTGTCATAACAACTTCCGTATTTACCAGTCTGGAATTAATTGAAGGGATGTATACGCTCGTAGCTGTTTACATCGGAGCTAGAGTTATCGATTTTATTCAAGAAGGAGCATATTCAGCTAGAGGAGCAACAATTATTTCAAGCTATAGTAATCAAATAGCTAAACAAATTTTACAGGATATGGATCGCGGAGTAACGGTACTTGACGGTAGGGGAAGTTTTTCTGAGGAAAAACGGGATGTTCTTTATTGTGTAGTAGCACGTAATGAAATCGTCCGTTTGAAAAATATCATTAATGGAATTGATCCACATGCTTTTGTGGCTGTAAGCACGGTGCATGATGTTATTGGTGAAGGGTTTACATTGGATGAGAATAAAAATCCGATTAATGATTAA
- a CDS encoding zinc metallopeptidase codes for MFGGLGGYIIYIVLLMAIPLWAQSKVKNTYKKYSKKATSSLMTGEEVARKILNDNGIYDVNVEETKGTLTDHYDPRKKVVRLSSGNFHGQSMASSAIAAHEVGHAIQDAEEYAFLKFRSALVPAASFGSNISFFFIIAGILFSMGNLFLLGIIFMSAAVLFQLVTLPVEFDASNRAMGQLVSTGVIRNNEERPTKKVLNAAALTYVAAALVAVLELVRFIMMYLASNE; via the coding sequence ATGTTTGGAGGTCTAGGCGGCTATATTATTTATATTGTCCTATTGATGGCTATCCCACTATGGGCCCAATCAAAAGTGAAAAATACGTACAAAAAGTATTCTAAAAAAGCAACATCCTCCTTGATGACCGGGGAAGAGGTTGCGCGCAAAATTCTGAATGACAATGGAATATATGATGTAAATGTGGAAGAAACGAAAGGAACACTTACCGATCATTATGATCCCAGAAAAAAAGTGGTCAGGCTCTCCAGCGGTAATTTCCACGGGCAGTCAATGGCATCTTCAGCCATTGCAGCACACGAAGTAGGACATGCAATCCAGGATGCAGAAGAGTACGCATTTCTGAAATTCAGAAGTGCACTTGTACCAGCAGCAAGCTTTGGATCGAACATTTCTTTCTTTTTCATCATTGCTGGTATCCTTTTCAGTATGGGAAACTTATTCCTACTAGGAATTATCTTCATGTCAGCGGCTGTACTATTTCAATTAGTCACATTACCTGTTGAATTTGATGCTTCCAATCGTGCAATGGGGCAATTAGTATCAACTGGTGTTATACGAAATAATGAAGAGCGGCCAACGAAGAAAGTGCTTAATGCCGCTGCATTAACCTATGTAGCCGCTGCATTGGTAGCTGTTTTAGAATTAGTTAGATTTATCATGATGTATCTTGCTTCGAATGAATAG
- a CDS encoding sporulation protein YpjB: MVKREKAYILLLTILAIGIMIHVQSEFIEAGSHVPESTEKSADDKAEGIPFYWIAGIIGGCIVITLSYVSFRKYKGEKKKQKDEDKTVD; the protein is encoded by the coding sequence ATGGTAAAAAGAGAAAAAGCATATATCCTATTGTTAACCATACTGGCCATAGGGATTATGATACATGTCCAATCTGAGTTTATTGAAGCAGGTTCGCATGTTCCGGAATCCACAGAAAAATCTGCAGACGATAAGGCTGAGGGAATACCTTTTTATTGGATTGCCGGAATTATTGGAGGATGTATCGTGATTACATTATCCTATGTTAGTTTCAGAAAATATAAAGGTGAAAAGAAAAAACAAAAAGACGAAGACAAAACAGTTGACTGA
- a CDS encoding DUF1405 domain-containing protein, translating to MIKYILLDRFFLICLFFINLFGSIYGFIWYESQLSITPDKFLIFVPDSPTASLFFTVFLLFFIFKKNVPYIEALAMITLFKYGIWGVGMNLLTLIVEGSLGWQGYMLMASHGAMAIQGLLYAPFYKIKLRHITVAAVWVLHNDIIDYVFEMMPIYSSLTQYMSEIGYFTFWLSILSIFIAYQLTMKPEKKL from the coding sequence ATGATAAAATACATATTGCTTGATCGGTTCTTTTTAATTTGTTTGTTTTTCATTAACTTGTTCGGCTCGATTTATGGCTTTATATGGTATGAAAGCCAGTTGTCCATCACGCCGGATAAATTTCTTATCTTTGTTCCGGACAGTCCAACAGCAAGTTTATTTTTTACTGTGTTCCTCTTGTTCTTTATCTTTAAGAAAAATGTTCCTTATATTGAAGCGCTCGCTATGATTACGCTCTTTAAATATGGAATATGGGGGGTGGGTATGAACCTGCTGACACTGATTGTAGAAGGCTCTTTGGGCTGGCAGGGTTATATGCTTATGGCTTCACATGGTGCGATGGCTATTCAAGGATTACTCTATGCTCCATTTTATAAAATTAAATTAAGACATATCACTGTTGCTGCAGTTTGGGTATTACATAATGACATTATCGACTATGTTTTTGAAATGATGCCGATATATTCTTCATTAACCCAATATATGAGTGAAATTGGCTATTTTACATTTTGGCTAAGTATTTTATCCATTTTCATCGCATATCAGCTTACAATGAAGCCTGAGAAGAAACTGTAG
- a CDS encoding menaquinol-cytochrome c reductase cytochrome b/c subunit — protein MKKGKGMKFVGDSRISAESNPHIPKDYSEYPGRTEAFWPNFLLKEWLVGSVFLIGFLCLTLAHPAPLEGVADPTDAAYTPLPDWYFLFLYELLKYEFASGPWTIMGILVLPGIAFGALFLAPFLDKGPGRRPNKRPVAVGMMLIALASVIFLTWSASSVVDWEAKAENNKPVPTSDVEIDQEDPGYAIYENSCMTCHGEDLSGGASGPSLVGTEYSAEEIATIATDGIGEMPADQFSGSDEELDQLVEFIMSVNEQAE, from the coding sequence GTGAAAAAGGGGAAAGGAATGAAGTTTGTCGGAGATTCGAGAATCTCTGCCGAAAGCAACCCACATATACCGAAAGATTATTCTGAATATCCCGGAAGAACGGAAGCTTTTTGGCCCAACTTTTTATTAAAAGAATGGTTGGTAGGTTCTGTGTTCCTTATTGGCTTCCTGTGCTTAACATTAGCTCATCCAGCGCCTTTGGAAGGTGTAGCGGACCCAACTGATGCAGCCTATACACCCTTACCAGATTGGTATTTCCTATTCTTATATGAATTGTTGAAATATGAATTTGCAAGTGGGCCTTGGACGATTATGGGTATATTGGTTCTTCCAGGTATTGCATTTGGGGCACTTTTCCTTGCGCCATTTTTAGACAAGGGCCCTGGGCGCAGACCAAATAAACGGCCAGTAGCTGTTGGTATGATGCTTATTGCTTTAGCGTCCGTCATATTCTTAACATGGTCAGCATCATCAGTAGTAGACTGGGAAGCTAAAGCTGAGAATAATAAGCCTGTGCCTACATCTGACGTTGAAATTGATCAAGAAGACCCTGGTTACGCAATATATGAGAATAGCTGTATGACGTGTCACGGGGAAGATTTATCAGGTGGAGCATCCGGACCAAGCTTAGTTGGAACGGAGTATTCAGCTGAAGAAATTGCAACAATTGCTACAGATGGAATTGGAGAAATGCCTGCAGATCAATTCAGTGGTTCTGATGAAGAACTGGATCAACTGGTCGAGTTTATCATGTCTGTAAATGAACAGGCAGAATAG
- the qcrB gene encoding menaquinol-cytochrome c reductase cytochrome b subunit, whose amino-acid sequence MLQKIYDWIDERVDVTPIWRDIADHEVPEHVNPAHHFSAFVYCFGGLTFFVVVIQILSGMFLTMYYVPDIENAWRSVYYLQTEVAHGQIVRGMHHWGASVVVVMLLLHTLRVFFQGAYKKPRELNWMVGVLIFFIVLGLGFTGYLLPWDNKAFFATQVGLDIAQQVPFIGEQLKTLLAGDPSIVGAQTLTRFFAIHVFFLPAALFALLAIHFILIRKQGIAGPL is encoded by the coding sequence ATGCTACAGAAAATATATGACTGGATCGACGAGCGTGTAGATGTTACGCCTATATGGCGTGACATTGCGGATCATGAGGTTCCGGAACATGTTAATCCTGCACACCATTTCTCAGCTTTTGTTTATTGTTTTGGGGGATTAACCTTTTTCGTTGTTGTTATACAGATCCTTTCCGGAATGTTCCTAACGATGTACTATGTTCCGGATATTGAGAACGCTTGGAGATCTGTTTATTACCTGCAAACTGAAGTAGCTCATGGCCAAATTGTACGCGGAATGCATCATTGGGGCGCTAGTGTTGTCGTCGTAATGCTTTTATTACATACCTTGCGTGTCTTTTTCCAAGGGGCATATAAGAAACCGCGTGAGCTTAACTGGATGGTAGGTGTATTAATTTTCTTTATTGTGCTTGGCCTTGGCTTTACTGGTTATTTATTACCATGGGATAATAAAGCATTTTTTGCGACCCAAGTGGGGCTTGATATTGCACAACAGGTTCCATTTATCGGTGAGCAATTAAAAACACTGTTAGCTGGTGACCCATCCATTGTTGGTGCTCAAACACTGACAAGATTCTTTGCGATACATGTATTCTTCCTGCCAGCTGCGTTGTTTGCATTATTAGCGATACACTTTATCTTAATCCGTAAACAAGGTATTGCCGGACCGCTATAA
- a CDS encoding ubiquinol-cytochrome c reductase iron-sulfur subunit: MSEKKQQVSRRQFLNYTLTGLGGFMAAGMLAPMLRMAVDPVLQESSAGELANVGLSVDDITNEPQRVDWNVTQVDGWYESEVSKTAWVFMDENDEIQAFSPTCKHLGCFVSWEGSDEFPNEFFCPCHNGRYYKDGTNVPGTPPLAPLDVYEQEVENGMLFLGDPIPREGA, from the coding sequence ATGAGCGAAAAAAAGCAACAAGTATCCCGTAGACAGTTTTTAAATTATACGCTTACCGGTCTGGGCGGGTTTATGGCAGCTGGTATGCTTGCTCCTATGTTACGAATGGCGGTCGACCCTGTTTTGCAGGAGTCAAGCGCTGGCGAATTGGCTAATGTCGGATTATCTGTAGATGATATTACGAACGAGCCACAACGTGTTGATTGGAATGTTACCCAAGTTGATGGCTGGTATGAATCCGAGGTGAGCAAAACAGCATGGGTTTTCATGGATGAAAACGACGAAATCCAAGCCTTTTCTCCAACTTGTAAGCATCTTGGTTGTTTTGTTTCATGGGAAGGAAGCGATGAGTTTCCGAACGAATTTTTCTGCCCATGTCATAATGGCCGCTATTACAAAGATGGTACCAATGTGCCAGGCACACCGCCGTTAGCACCATTGGATGTTTATGAGCAAGAAGTGGAAAATGGAATGTTATTCCTTGGTGATCCAATTCCAAGAGAGGGGGCGTAA
- a CDS encoding YpiF family protein — protein sequence MKWTKTDIKKYIDAKKYVDTILVPLIPFHLSNDNDLEKSTFQGEVLSVFSNEIEKELTGRVLLTPKYHYLKSARKEDEVGRINTWIEDIHKQPVTHLFFITFDSGWKKSEQALNGNLIWLPGIHSGDLHSKEMRAIIRDQVEQVVDLIRSYWNDCK from the coding sequence ATGAAATGGACGAAGACGGATATCAAGAAATATATCGATGCCAAGAAATATGTAGACACAATTTTAGTACCTTTAATACCTTTTCATTTATCAAATGATAATGATTTAGAAAAAAGCACATTTCAGGGTGAGGTTTTGTCTGTTTTTTCAAATGAAATTGAAAAGGAACTAACCGGTAGGGTGTTGTTAACACCGAAATATCATTATCTAAAGTCTGCAAGAAAAGAGGATGAGGTAGGACGGATAAATACATGGATTGAAGATATACATAAACAACCCGTTACCCACCTGTTTTTTATAACATTTGATTCCGGTTGGAAAAAAAGTGAACAAGCACTGAATGGAAATCTAATATGGTTGCCGGGCATCCATTCCGGTGATTTACATTCAAAAGAAATGCGTGCAATAATACGTGATCAGGTTGAACAAGTAGTAGATCTTATTAGATCATACTGGAATGATTGTAAATAA
- a CDS encoding ReoY family proteolytic degradation factor produces MQTPISVQDKKSFIQWFLNHYQLKKRESVWILNYLVNHNEILANVHFVREVKFCPRGIIMTSHCSEESPFRFYKNHLVTTDAEKSFHDIRLNQHEPLYIQLNFKNAKQNAFYVAVLEENPYIPDEYFITKKDQDLARQLLEKSLYEYKRDALMKEIDYSLDEMDQKKFLRLVDQLHRLESSHANQPKLLKQ; encoded by the coding sequence ATGCAAACTCCTATTTCCGTACAAGACAAGAAAAGTTTTATTCAATGGTTCTTAAACCATTATCAACTTAAAAAGCGCGAGAGTGTTTGGATTTTAAACTATTTAGTTAATCATAATGAAATTTTGGCGAATGTACATTTTGTAAGAGAAGTGAAATTTTGTCCAAGGGGAATAATCATGACAAGCCATTGTTCCGAGGAATCGCCTTTTCGTTTTTATAAAAATCATCTAGTTACAACAGATGCTGAAAAGTCCTTTCATGATATTCGACTAAATCAGCATGAACCATTATATATACAACTTAATTTCAAAAATGCAAAGCAAAATGCATTCTATGTAGCTGTATTAGAGGAGAACCCATATATTCCTGATGAATATTTTATCACCAAAAAAGACCAGGATCTTGCAAGGCAGTTGTTGGAAAAATCCCTTTATGAATATAAAAGAGATGCACTTATGAAGGAAATTGACTACTCCTTGGATGAAATGGATCAAAAGAAGTTTTTGAGATTAGTGGATCAGCTACATAGACTGGAATCGTCTCATGCTAATCAACCTAAATTGCTGAAGCAATAG
- a CDS encoding tetratricopeptide repeat protein: MDTIMKAVNLMESNQSDEAVELLENYLPTADEEERHTIAELYIQWGFLQEASDILNDLLQRYPNESEIKVMLADIYIELEDDETAINLLNEIREDDPAYTQSLIQLADLYQAQGLFEVAEQKLLAAKQYEPNEVIIDFALGELLFSIGEYRKAITYYEKIVPKMKEIANVSINDRLGEAHAASGDYELALSFFQDVESEHPDSLFKYGLTAYQADRKDIAIKAWEQVVEIDTYYHTVYYQLANAYDEEGMPKEAYKTAVNGLKIDEFNKELYFLAGSLAHQLNDEAESEKWVREAIALDPDYKEAVLFLIEQFKATERFSEIVDLIVEIKQMGADDSLYEWELARAYNEIESYDNALNHYREAYNRLNQDSDFMKEYGYFLTEEGRTTEAIPVFEAYLIMQPSDVEIEEFRDRLKQSKDNE; this comes from the coding sequence GTGGACACCATAATGAAAGCAGTAAATTTAATGGAAAGTAATCAATCAGATGAGGCTGTTGAACTATTAGAAAATTACTTGCCGACAGCTGATGAAGAAGAACGACATACCATTGCAGAATTATATATTCAGTGGGGGTTCCTGCAAGAAGCAAGTGATATTTTAAATGATTTATTACAGCGATATCCGAATGAAAGTGAAATAAAGGTAATGCTTGCTGATATATATATAGAATTGGAAGATGATGAAACGGCGATAAATTTATTAAATGAAATTAGGGAGGACGACCCAGCATATACCCAATCGTTAATTCAGTTAGCAGATCTTTATCAAGCACAGGGCTTATTTGAAGTTGCAGAACAGAAACTACTAGCTGCTAAACAGTATGAACCGAACGAAGTTATCATTGATTTTGCGCTGGGCGAGTTATTATTTTCAATTGGTGAATACAGAAAGGCTATTACCTATTACGAAAAAATCGTGCCAAAAATGAAGGAAATCGCAAATGTATCGATTAATGATCGCCTGGGGGAAGCTCATGCTGCCTCAGGTGATTACGAATTGGCATTATCATTTTTTCAGGATGTAGAGAGTGAACATCCGGATTCATTATTTAAATATGGTCTCACGGCTTACCAGGCCGATCGTAAGGATATTGCCATTAAAGCCTGGGAACAGGTAGTTGAGATTGATACCTACTACCATACAGTATATTACCAGTTAGCTAACGCTTATGATGAAGAGGGAATGCCAAAAGAGGCCTATAAAACAGCTGTGAATGGGCTGAAAATAGATGAATTCAATAAAGAGCTGTATTTTTTAGCAGGGTCTCTTGCACATCAACTAAATGATGAGGCTGAGAGTGAAAAATGGGTTAGAGAAGCAATCGCCCTTGACCCGGATTATAAAGAAGCGGTTTTATTTTTAATTGAACAGTTTAAAGCGACGGAAAGATTTTCAGAAATTGTGGATCTTATTGTTGAAATCAAACAAATGGGTGCAGATGATTCACTTTATGAATGGGAGCTCGCTCGTGCATATAATGAAATTGAATCATATGATAATGCATTAAACCACTATAGGGAAGCATATAATAGACTTAACCAAGATAGTGATTTCATGAAAGAATATGGATATTTTCTCACAGAAGAAGGGAGGACAACAGAAGCTATTCCGGTTTTTGAAGCGTATTTAATAATGCAGCCATCGGATGTAGAAATAGAAGAATTTCGAGATCGCCTGAAACAAAGTAAGGATAATGAATGA
- the aroA gene encoding 3-phosphoshikimate 1-carboxyvinyltransferase: MNELKLHPYPKALSGEIEVPGDKSISHRAVIIGSLAYGKTKVSHFLDGEDCMRTVQAFKSMGVSIEKTESTLIIEGRGAAALEEPKEPVYFGNSGTTARLMIGLLAGLPFFTTVYGDPHLSNRPMDRVVNPLKQMEATIDGRRDGSYLPLAVKGKKLKGIHYTLPVKSAQVKSAVLLAGIHAEGETKVSELTATRNHTENMLKAFNADITIDGRHTTITNKQPLKATDIYVPGDISSAAFFLAAAAIVPGSSVRLKNVGLNQTRTGIIDVLKSMGATIEINNQQSISGELLGDLTVTHGAIHSTTIEGDIIPRLIDEIPVIALLATQADGTTIIRNAEELRVKETDRIAAVVDVLSTLGANLEATADGIIIYGKTALRGGNVSAYNDHRIAMMAVIASLVAREEVVLDDASSIAISYPTFFSDLRTIMN, from the coding sequence TTGAATGAATTAAAATTACATCCATATCCCAAAGCATTATCAGGAGAAATAGAGGTACCTGGGGATAAATCCATTTCCCATCGAGCTGTAATAATAGGGTCTTTAGCTTATGGAAAAACAAAGGTTTCCCACTTTTTGGACGGAGAAGATTGCATGCGTACTGTACAAGCATTCAAGTCTATGGGTGTCTCCATTGAAAAAACAGAATCGACGTTGATCATTGAGGGAAGAGGTGCGGCGGCACTGGAAGAACCTAAAGAGCCAGTTTACTTTGGGAACTCGGGTACTACTGCAAGATTGATGATCGGTTTACTGGCTGGTTTACCCTTTTTTACTACGGTATACGGGGATCCACATTTATCCAATCGCCCAATGGATCGCGTTGTTAATCCTCTGAAACAAATGGAGGCAACTATTGATGGCAGAAGAGATGGAAGCTATTTACCGCTGGCTGTCAAAGGAAAAAAATTAAAAGGAATACACTATACATTACCAGTAAAAAGTGCACAGGTGAAGTCTGCGGTGTTGCTCGCTGGAATACATGCTGAAGGTGAAACAAAAGTCAGTGAACTAACAGCTACAAGAAATCATACAGAAAACATGCTTAAGGCTTTTAATGCGGATATAACCATTGATGGAAGGCATACAACTATCACCAATAAACAACCATTAAAAGCTACGGATATTTATGTTCCGGGGGATATTTCTTCTGCCGCATTCTTTCTTGCAGCCGCAGCTATTGTTCCAGGTAGTAGTGTACGGTTGAAAAATGTAGGTTTAAATCAAACAAGAACCGGCATCATCGATGTACTAAAATCAATGGGAGCAACGATCGAAATTAATAATCAGCAATCTATCAGTGGTGAACTACTTGGAGATCTAACGGTTACACATGGTGCAATCCACAGTACTACCATTGAAGGGGACATTATTCCAAGGTTAATTGATGAAATTCCTGTGATTGCATTGCTGGCTACACAAGCAGATGGAACAACTATTATTCGAAATGCAGAAGAGCTACGTGTAAAAGAAACAGACAGAATTGCTGCCGTTGTTGATGTTTTATCCACTTTAGGCGCAAATTTGGAGGCTACTGCAGATGGGATTATTATTTATGGTAAAACAGCTTTAAGGGGTGGTAATGTTTCCGCTTATAATGATCACCGTATTGCTATGATGGCTGTGATTGCTTCGCTGGTTGCAAGAGAAGAAGTTGTTCTAGATGATGCTTCTTCCATTGCTATTTCTTATCCTACATTTTTCAGTGACTTACGAACAATAATGAACTAG
- a CDS encoding prephenate dehydrogenase — protein MKQTIVIVGLGLIGGSLAKSIYELNQNYIIGYDVNSETLEYAQVNEIIHEASTDFTQVARKADFIIFAAPISETIHLMQKLDTIELDRDIIVSDVSSVKSSILETANNLSNKHITFIGGHPMAGSHKKGITAAKGHLFENAIYVLTPSIRSTQSKVEALKEVLKNTKSNFIILDPNDHDEMTGVVSHFPHLIASSLVHQAKKWEDKHAFLPTLAAGGFRDVTRIASSNPEMWQDIFYHNRFKMSRLLEEWITEMASLKELVDNNEKANMITYLKNAKVYRDGLGKLERGAIPSFYDLYVDIQDQPGALASVVQLLADEKISIQNIQILEIREGITGALRLSFPSQKLQKQSHTLLQTHGYEVMIQK, from the coding sequence GTGAAACAGACGATAGTAATTGTTGGACTTGGTCTAATCGGTGGGTCACTAGCCAAAAGCATCTACGAGTTAAATCAAAACTATATTATTGGATATGATGTTAATTCTGAAACATTGGAATATGCACAGGTAAATGAAATCATTCACGAAGCATCAACCGATTTTACACAGGTAGCCAGGAAGGCAGATTTTATTATTTTCGCAGCACCCATATCTGAAACAATTCACTTGATGCAGAAGTTAGACACTATAGAATTGGATCGTGATATTATTGTGTCAGATGTATCTTCTGTAAAAAGTTCTATTTTAGAAACAGCAAACAACCTATCAAATAAACATATAACGTTTATAGGCGGGCATCCAATGGCGGGTTCCCATAAAAAGGGGATTACGGCAGCCAAAGGACATTTGTTTGAAAATGCCATCTATGTACTGACACCATCGATTAGAAGTACACAGTCAAAAGTAGAAGCACTTAAAGAAGTACTAAAAAACACCAAAAGTAATTTTATTATTCTCGATCCAAATGATCATGATGAAATGACAGGTGTTGTCTCCCATTTCCCGCACTTAATCGCATCATCACTCGTCCATCAGGCAAAAAAATGGGAAGATAAACATGCCTTTTTACCAACACTTGCCGCAGGGGGGTTCCGGGATGTTACAAGAATTGCATCCAGTAATCCGGAAATGTGGCAGGATATTTTTTATCATAATCGATTTAAGATGTCCAGGCTATTGGAAGAATGGATCACAGAGATGGCATCACTAAAAGAATTAGTAGATAATAATGAAAAAGCAAATATGATCACTTATTTGAAAAACGCAAAAGTATATCGGGATGGTTTAGGTAAATTGGAAAGAGGGGCAATCCCTTCTTTTTACGATTTATATGTAGATATACAAGACCAACCAGGTGCGCTGGCATCTGTTGTACAACTATTGGCCGATGAAAAAATAAGTATTCAAAATATACAAATCCTAGAAATACGTGAAGGCATTACCGGCGCTCTAAGGCTAAGCTTTCCTTCACAAAAATTACAAAAGCAAAGCCATACCCTTTTGCAAACCCATGGGTATGAAGTAATGATTCAGAAATAA